ATGTATTCTACCATGGTAACTTTAGTTCCGATCGCATGATAAAAATAAGCAAACTCAACACCAATAGCCCCTGCCCCTACTACAACCATGGATTTGGGCTGTTTTTCAAGTATCATTGCTTCGCGGTATCCTATGATCTTTTTTCCGTCAATTGGTATAGAAGGCAGTTCCTTTGAGCGAGCTCCCGTAGCCAGGATGATGCTTTTGGCTGTTACTTCACTTTTTTTCCCATTCTTATCGGTAACTTCAATAGTATGATCGTTTTTCAAAGCCCCAGCTCCATTAATATGGTCTATCTTATTCTTTTTAAATAAGAATTGTATTCCTTTACACATATCACCAGCCGACTGCCGGCTTCTTTTGACCATTGCCTTAATATCAGGCCTAACATCCTTCACCGATATGCCATAATCACTTGCATGTTTCATATATTCAAATACCTGGGCGCTTTTTAAAAGCGCTTTGGTAGGGATACAGCCCCAGTTCAGGCAAATACCTCCCAGCTCGGCTCTCTCCACTACGCCTACTTTCATTCCTAATTGTGAAGCTCTGATGGCAGCTACGTAACCGCCTGGACCGCTGCCGATTACTAATAAATCGTATTGTGACATATTATTTGTTTTTTTTTCTAAAATAATCGATTATAATAGAAGTGTCTAACAATATCATTCTGTTCTCCATTTATTAAAATGGTCCCTTGAGTCATTAAAAGCTTTTAATTCTTCCTCACTCCAGGTTGGCCCTTTCAATAAAAGTTCCGTTAACTCTTGTTTAGAACTTTTTTTTTCTTCTTCTGTGGGTAATATAATTATTTGTACTTTCTTTGAAGTAAAATTTTTTGGTATTTTAATAACAACTTGTCCATTTTTTACTTCACTGTATTTTGATATTGCTTGCATTTCAAATAAATTTAGATTGTTTCATGCTGCAAATTTAATGATTTTCTTTACAGAAAAAATCTTATTTTAAAAAAAATCTGTGTAATCTGTGTAATCTGTGGTTAAACTTACTACTTTTGAATCATGAATTTATTAGAAGGTAAAACCACGCTCATCACGGGCGCTTTCAGAGGTATTGGAAGCGCCATAGCCCTTAAATTTGCGGGAGAAGGAGCCAATGTTGCTATCTCGGATATTGCACGCGTAGATAATGCAAAACCTTTGGAAAAGGAACTTCTGAAAGCCGGTATCAAGGTAAAATGTTACTCCTCTGACGCATCAGATCTTAGCGCATCTGAAAAATTAATTGAAAATGTAGTATCGGATTTTGGCTCTCTGGATGTATTGGTCAACAATGCCGGCATCACCAAAGATGGCTTACTGATGAGAATGACAGAAGAACAATGGGATGCTGTGATCAGTGTAAATTTAAAATCTGTTTTTAATTTGACCAAGGCCGTATTACCCACCCTCATGCGGCAAAGATCCGGATCAATCATCAATATCTCGTCTGTGGTAGGAATAAGAGGTAATGCAGGGCAGGCGAATTATGCTGCTTCAAAAGCTGGTATTATCGGGTTCACTAAATCGGTAGCTTTAGAGCTTGGTTCAAGGAATATCCGCTCAAATGCCATAGCGCCCGGCTTTATAGAAACAGAAATGACAGCGAAACTTGACCAAAAAGTGGTTGAAGAATGGAGAAAAGCCATCCCTTTAAAGAGAGGAGGCACCCCCGAAGATGTAGCCGATTGTGCTGCTTTTTTGGCTTCTGATTTGAGTAAATACATTACCGGGCAGGTTATACAGGTTGATGGTGGAATGTTGACCTAGCGTTATGATTTCCTAAAGCGATATAAATATCGCGCTACAAGTAAAACGAAATTTTTTTGTAGCACGAAATTTATTTCGTGGAACAGTTATATAATAGTTACAATTTGCCTCAATAAATAATAAATAGAATGAACTCACTGAAAGCATTAGGACTGATTTACGCTGTTGTCATCTGGACAATTGTGGTGATATTAATAGGATTTTTGATTTATAGAATTTATAAAGTTTTCCTTAAAAAATCAGACAGAAAACCTATCGGACAGATTACCGGAAATTGGTATCCCAAAGTCCTAAAAATTCTATTCGGACTTTCAATGTTGCTAACAATTGTATACGCTCCGTTTTATGCTTATGTTGGCTCAGCATTTAAATTTATTATACCGAACTACCTAAACAACCTGCTTGTAATCATTACTTTCTTGGTTGCCGGTTTGGAATGTTTTCTCACTTTGACCATTTCAGAAAAACTTATCCAGAAAATCTACAAAAAAGTCATCCTGACAATTATTGTAATTATTATGCTTCCTCTTTCTGTCTATCTGACAATCTACATACCTCACATGTTTGCGTATCTTTCAGAAAAGGAGTGCTATCTCGTTGACTTACCAGTAAAAGGCATATGGACAGCAGGACATGCAGGTGGTTCAGAAATTGTAAACTATCACTGTGCTGTAAAAGCTCAAATGTATGCAATGGATATTGTTAAAGTAAATAATAATGGACAATTCTTTGAGGGAGAAGGAAAAGATATAACGGATTTTTATACGATGGGAGAAAACATATACTCACCGGTATCAGGAATAGTAGTAAGTGTTGTTGATAGTTTACCAAATGCTGGTATTACTTTTATGCCAATGGACACTTTGAATCCAGCCGGAAACCATGTTGTAATAGAATTTAAAAAAGACAGATATGTTTTCCTTGCACACCTTGACAAAAAATCTGTTAAAGTTAAAGAAGGTGATCGAGTCAAAGCAGGTAACCTAATCGCACAAGCAGGTAACTCAGGAAATACTTCATGGCCTCATTTACACATGCACATCCAGGACAAATCAATAATTGATAACGAAAACGCAATAGGATTTCCATACAGATTTAAAAAAATGGAAAGAAAGCGTTGGTTGACTTGGACGACAGTAACGAATGATTTTTTAGTGAGAAATGACTTTTTTAAAAATGCTGAATGACAATGAATTACTACTAATCCAAAACACTCACAAACTTTAATAAACCATGATTGACTTAACAA
This genomic stretch from Cytophagales bacterium harbors:
- the fabG gene encoding 3-oxoacyl-[acyl-carrier-protein] reductase, which translates into the protein MNLLEGKTTLITGAFRGIGSAIALKFAGEGANVAISDIARVDNAKPLEKELLKAGIKVKCYSSDASDLSASEKLIENVVSDFGSLDVLVNNAGITKDGLLMRMTEEQWDAVISVNLKSVFNLTKAVLPTLMRQRSGSIINISSVVGIRGNAGQANYAASKAGIIGFTKSVALELGSRNIRSNAIAPGFIETEMTAKLDQKVVEEWRKAIPLKRGGTPEDVADCAAFLASDLSKYITGQVIQVDGGMLT
- a CDS encoding peptidoglycan DD-metalloendopeptidase family protein; the encoded protein is MNSLKALGLIYAVVIWTIVVILIGFLIYRIYKVFLKKSDRKPIGQITGNWYPKVLKILFGLSMLLTIVYAPFYAYVGSAFKFIIPNYLNNLLVIITFLVAGLECFLTLTISEKLIQKIYKKVILTIIVIIMLPLSVYLTIYIPHMFAYLSEKECYLVDLPVKGIWTAGHAGGSEIVNYHCAVKAQMYAMDIVKVNNNGQFFEGEGKDITDFYTMGENIYSPVSGIVVSVVDSLPNAGITFMPMDTLNPAGNHVVIEFKKDRYVFLAHLDKKSVKVKEGDRVKAGNLIAQAGNSGNTSWPHLHMHIQDKSIIDNENAIGFPYRFKKMERKRWLTWTTVTNDFLVRNDFFKNAE